TGGCATCATCGGCGCAGTCGCCTCGTGGCGCGCCGCCTGCCTCGGCCTGTCCGTCACGTGCCTCGACCCGTCACCGGGCTCGGGCGCGACGTGGGCTGCCGCGGGGATGCTCGCCCCGGTCACCGAAGCCAGCTTCGGCGAGCCGGACCTCACTGCCTTGTGCGTCGACTCGGCTCGCCGCTGGCCCGCGTTCGCCGCCGAGCTGGAGCACGCCTCGGGGCTCGACGTCGGGCTCGCGGAGAGCGGCACCCTCACCGTGTCGTACGACCAGGGCGACGCCCAGGAGGCGGGGCGCCTGCACGCGCTCCACGGCATGCTGGGTCTCGCGTCCGAACGGCTGACGCTCGCGGAGGCCCGCGTGCGCGAGCCGTTCCTCGGCAGCAGGCTCTCCGCTGCGTACTGGGTCAGCGGCGACCACCAGGTCGATCCTCGTGCGACGCACCGTGCGCTCATGTCGATCATCGACGGGCGCCCAGGGACCCGGTCGCGGGTGGTGCGCTCGGCGGCGGTACGCCTCGTGCGGTCGCCGGCCGGCGAGGTCGTCGGGGCCGTGGACGCGACGGGCGCGACCCACGCCGCAGGGCTCGTCGTCCTCGCTGCTGGCGCTGACTCTCCCGGGCTCCTCGGAGCGGTGCCGGAGGTCGTCGTCCCCACCCGGGCGGTCCGTGGGCAGACGATCCGGCTCGACTCTCGCGGGGTGCCCGAGTTCGGGCTGCAGCACGTGGTGCGCGGGACGGTCCAGATGCGTCCGGTCTACGTCGTGCCGCGTCCCGGAGGCGAGGTCGTCGTGGGTGCGACGAGCGAAGAGCGCACAGACCACCGGACACCGGCCGGGAGCGTCTACGCGCTGCTCCGCGACGCCCGTGCTCTCGTCCCGGGCGTGGACGAGCTCGACTTCCGCGAGGTGACGACCGGGCTGCGCCCCGGGACGCCGGACAACGTCCCGATCATCGGCCAGACGGACGTCCCGGGCCTGGCTGTCGCGACAGGTCACTACCGCAACGGGGTGCTGCTCGCACCGTTGACCGCTGCGGCGATCGACGCGCTGCTCTCCGGTGACGACGCGCTCACCAGCGCCCTGCCGGCCGCGCTCGCGTCAGCGGACCCCCGGCGG
This sequence is a window from Sanguibacter antarcticus. Protein-coding genes within it:
- the thiO gene encoding glycine oxidase ThiO; its protein translation is MRALTVSTPPPATTVSDVLVLGGGIIGAVASWRAACLGLSVTCLDPSPGSGATWAAAGMLAPVTEASFGEPDLTALCVDSARRWPAFAAELEHASGLDVGLAESGTLTVSYDQGDAQEAGRLHALHGMLGLASERLTLAEARVREPFLGSRLSAAYWVSGDHQVDPRATHRALMSIIDGRPGTRSRVVRSAAVRLVRSPAGEVVGAVDATGATHAAGLVVLAAGADSPGLLGAVPEVVVPTRAVRGQTIRLDSRGVPEFGLQHVVRGTVQMRPVYVVPRPGGEVVVGATSEERTDHRTPAGSVYALLRDARALVPGVDELDFREVTTGLRPGTPDNVPIIGQTDVPGLAVATGHYRNGVLLAPLTAAAIDALLSGDDALTSALPAALASADPRRFSCVGAHA